In the Leishmania panamensis strain MHOM/PA/94/PSC-1 chromosome 30 sequence genome, one interval contains:
- a CDS encoding hypothetical protein (TriTrypDB/GeneDB-style sysID: LpmP.30.1590), giving the protein MSGDPLTLVVYAGQMATYVCEGGDVQPTYPILHSITEEVLRLLRQEQRQSTAPDHSTSASSSSTTYASGDRASLLKQQAQELRCRLLPLMQGRFVLLVVPLSSTASYREEWTQLCFDECALARRLVMLADTVASAFACGMDSCVVVHASLSTVSMCRVEAGCSTRHSNSHMGSLQMLCGAKLSLQLTEEWPKVTFSVTASDSNSVPEHVPSNDAEVTAGIGGDTDMHLGSSGVGALVDLASPKHRDALIRAFGFKAYSAVVVRSQMEAQEPQVTMTTSSKGKGKGGGRQRASSLLDELRQVYPRAVRRRPGQLEKLLARVVHGGSTTPASAVRHDGGEPCVLAGEALAIPYVYALFAYVVKRCGDDVWAVVQRERRARKRSLTTSQLQHRPFPNHHEGHRGTTNKAESGETHSGASSACDEVAPVTHRQNSSTSSSTRSGKGDSEDEGVENESSCSNSSSHSSSVTSLLDKSEKDTWLRLQQTPLPEAPWWLPLLGGSIVSRLTDQDVQRALITAEEARETKGTVVHWKMLL; this is encoded by the coding sequence ATGAGTGGCGACCCTCTAACCCTTGTCGTGTACGCCGGGCAGATGGCCACGTACGTGTGCGAAGGTGGCGACGTGCAACCAACGTATCCCATTCTGCATTCCATCACAGAGGAGGTGTTGAGGCTGTTGCGGCAGGAGCAGCGTCAATCAACAGCGCCGGATCACTCTACGTCTGCCTCGTCATCATCGACGACATACGCGTCAGGGGATCGCGCATCGCTCCTGAAGCAGCAAGCGCAGgagctccgctgccgcttgcTTCCCCTCATGCAAGGGCGATTTGTGCTGCTTGTGGTGCcgctgagcagcaccgcttcTTACCGCGAAGAGTGGACGCAACTCTGTTTCGATGAGTGTGCTCTTGCTCGGAGGCTGGTCATGCTGGCCGACACAGTAGCGAGCGCCTTCGCCTGCGGCATGGACAGCTGTGTCGTAGTCCACGCCTCCTTGTCTACTGTAAGTATGTGCCGAGTGGAGGCGGGCTGCTCCACGCGGCACAGTAACTCGCATATGGGCAGTTTGCAGATGCTATGCGGGGCGAAGCTGTCTCTGCAGCTGACAGAGGAATGGCCGAAGGTGACTTTCTCCGTGACCGCTTCCGACTCGAATTCAGTGCCAGAGCACGTACCCTCCAACGATGCTGAGGTGACGGCTGGTATAGGAGGTGACACTGACATGCATCTGGGAAGCAGCGGGGTGGGTGCATTGGTGGACTTGGCAAGCCCCAAGCACCGAGACGCGCTAATTCGCGCCTTTGGATTCAAGGCATACAGCGCTGTCGTTGTGCGTTCCCAGATGGAGGCACAAGAACCCCAGGTGACGATGACAACGTCCTCGAAAGGAAAGGGCaaaggcggcggccgccagcGTGCGTCATCGCTCCTCGATGAACTACGCCAGGTGTACCCGCGCGCAGTTCGTCGAAGGCCCGGCCAACTGGAGAAGCTGCTTGCCCGGGTGGTGCATGGTGGTTCAACCACACCTGCTTCCGCTGTTCGTCATGACGGCGGCGAGCCATGCGTGCTGGCAGGAGAGGCCCTCGCTATCCCCTACGTATACGCCTTGTTTGCGTACGTGGTCaagcgctgcggcgacgatgTCTGGGCCGtcgtgcagcgcgagcggcgGGCGCGGAAGCGATCTCTGACCacgtcgcagctgcagcatcgaCCTTTCCCCAACCACCATGAAGGTCATCGAGGCACCACAAACAAAGCCGAGTCTGGGGAGACGCACTCAGGCGCAAGCAGCGCCTGTGATGAAGTTGCCCCAGTCACGCACCGGCAGAACTCcagcacaagcagcagcactcgtAGCGGTAAGGGTGATAGTGAAGACGAGGGGGTTGAAAATGAGAGCTCTTGTTCGAACTCCTCATCGCATTCGTCTTCCGTGACTTCGCTGCTCGacaagagcgagaaggatACGTGGCTGCGGTTGCAACAGACACCGCTGCCAGAGGCGCCTTGGTGGCTTCCGCTCCTTGGCGGATCGATTGTCAGTCGCCTCACCGACCAGGATGTGCAGCGGGCCCTGATCACCGCCGAGGAAGCGCGCGAGACAAAGGGCACAGTGGTGCACTGGAAGATGCTTCTCTGA
- a CDS encoding ferric reductase, putative (TriTrypDB/GeneDB-style sysID: LpmP.30.1600), with the protein MMHITPLTLTAQLCYLIGGTVICIFFTIFGYLVWRAQGYYQLTPPGEKRRAGFTPNGIAGITAFFTFAGLAVVLLIETTVFYVRYAFQPSHKGRYWAMHRCAALIFQAAVGSLYVATGVALLVKWGGNSAQCAFIFCLGIDRYPSLSLTRGENFNILLSVIIFFVLVPAGLVLLCRAFSTVMLQLAERVVRKRGSASEGADAQVFNSTPGQPTGEETSSSGSSGGAKASVATETNPMGKPVSMRPFHAEPRVKQVCRLIGLLIGILVYAIVSFWLPNDSRRFNANYIAAFARNSIARDRRTNSTTVPDMPYAWFRTGQIRCSDDLTLKLFPGNVFFYAYLLATAVIIFVLRQTQRGRYWVQRRIPLCACFTYGEAAFVVATTLLSVMFFIYWLRDHNYKQTWSVTAKESVQIEAPERWGRGLGQLAILFLSLLLLPVGRQSIVVSVLGVSRDGMLWFHRAVGYSMLAATVGHVVAFYVSYASFGYLMQNLNTVANRVCKKGVFDDYSVLVATWTTWFLLIAMGIFGLSFIRRHYYELFYYTHLAATYMTLPAMVFHASAGWMYLLPGMTIFLADQLVRLWQRTAVVRIVHARVISEDTTELAFSVPGRWDMQRVHPGQYVLVCVPELTALQWHPFTLINLVDEESVAVKSSKVSAAGTVFYVHVKSMGPKTWTGRLYDLVSRGEEITMAVEGPCGTPVDYRHYDDIVLVAGGIGATPCVSILGSLMRQFDALGHSGARPRVSVIWCTRSARHVNAVANMLQLPVRCGNVVRQPWTRPALVGKIDACAALEDLNTNVKMTAKITQSVSTLEQDEPLNEEVGVMDEAVRASGDTEQHFSFDVYVTLKTELQHFSTEAAHQFEQCSSKLSDRSTAKLYTELDDGLHTCVDAIENTRTVSYSSSLQKQKTAAVTEAEPHGTADDAGQEGEEMVFSSESVCNERECSEGPGADVHEESSEGASPCIAGNKEQEVVTRAASAVDGESVVVPSEFSQWSPRSVMESGNQLDGGDSSNDSECGRVAIQVYSGRPDVDRLIREALNKPRPGVGKPSRLDKARTMLFVCGPNALVRQVISSGVQIGVAVHKEEFLF; encoded by the coding sequence ATGATGCACATTACTCCCCTGACACTcacggcgcagctgtgctaCCTGATTGGTGGCACTGTGATTTGCATTTTCTTCACTATCTTTGGCTATCTGGTGTGGCGTGCGCAGGGGTATTACCAACTAACCCCTCCAGGGGAGAAACGTCGCGCCGGGTTTACGCCAAACGGTATCGCCGGCATCACGGCGTTCTTCACCTTCGCTGGTCTCGCTGTGGTGCTTCTAATCGAGACGACCGTCTTCTACGTGCGCTACGCCTTCCAACCATCTCACAAGGGCCGATACTGGGCGATGCATCGGTGCGCCGCTCTAATCTTTCAGGCTGCTGTGGGTAGCCTCTACGTCGCAACTGGTGTGGCGCTCCTCGTCAAATGGGGTGGCAATTCCGCACAGTGCGCTTTCATCTTTTGCTTGGGAATCGACCGGTAtccatccctctctctaaCGCGGGGCGAAAACTTCAACATTCTTCTCTCCGTGATCATCTTCTTCGTCCTGGTGCCGGCAGGGCTGGTGTTGCTGTGCCGCGCCTTCTCTACTGTCATGCTGCAGTTGGCCGAGAGGGTGGTGCGCAAGCGCGGCTCGGCGAGCGAGGGAGCCGACGCGCAGGTGTTCAACAGCACACCGGGACAGCCCACTGGTGAAGAGACGTCTTCGTCCGGaagcagtggcggtgcgaAGGCCTCGGTGGCGACAGAGACAAACCCAATGGGGAAGCCGGTGAGCATGCGGCCATTTCACGCGGAACCGAGGGTTAAGCAAGTGTGCCGCCTTATCGGCCTGCTGATTGGTATTCTGGTGTACGCTATCGTCTCCTTCTGGCTGCCGAACGACTCGCGTCGCTTCAACGCCAACTACATTGCCGCCTTTGCGCGCAACAGCATCGCGCGTGACCGTCGTACTAATAGCACGACTGTACCCGATATGCCATACGCATGGTTCCGCACTGGTCAGATTCGTTGCTCTGATGACCTGACGCTAAAGTTGTTCCCCGGCAACGTCTTCTTCTATGCGTACCTgttggcgacggcggtcATTATATTtgtgctgcggcagacgcAACGCGGGCGGTACtgggtgcagcgccgcatcccACTGTGCGCGTGCTTCACATATGGCGAGGCCGCCTTCGTTGTCGCAACGACGCTGCTCTCGGTCATGTTCTTCATCTACTGGCTTCGCGACCACAACTACAAGCAAACCTGGAGTGTGACAGCGAAGGAGAGTGTACAGATTGAGGCGCCGGAGCGATGGGGCCGCGGACTGGGGCAGCTGGCCATTCTCTTCctttcactgctgctgttgccggtGGGTCGTCAGTCGATTGTCGTTAGCGTGCTTGGTGTGTCGCGGGATGGCATGCTGTGGTTCCATCGTGCGGTCGGCTACTCCATGCTGGCAGCTACGGTTGGTCACGTTGTGGCCTTCTACGTGTCCTACGCCAGTTTCGGCTATCTCATGCAAAACTTGAACACCGTTGCCAATCGTGTCTGCAAGAAGGGGGTTTTCGACGACTATAGTGTTTTAGTGGCGACGTGGACGACGTGGTTCCTGCTGATTGCCATGGGTATCTTCGGCCTAAGCTTCATACGCCGTCACTACTACGAGCTGTTTTACTATACACACCTTGCCGCGACGTACATGACGCTGCCCGCCATGGTCTTCCACGCCTCTGCTGGCTGGATGTACCTGCTCCCCGGCATGACGATATTCCTGGCTGACCAGCTGGTGCGTCTGTGGCAGCGGACCGCCGTGGTGCGCAttgtgcacgcgcgcgtgatCAGCGAGGACACGACGGAGCTTGCCTTCTCTGTGCCCGGGCGGTGGGACATGCAGCGCGTACACCCGGGGCAGTATGTGCTGGTGTGCGTACCGGAGCTGACGGCTTTGCAGTGGCACCCCTTCACGCTCATCAACCTCGTGGACGAGGAGTCGGTGGCCGTCAAAAGCTCGAAGGTGAGTGCGGCGGGGACTGTGTTCTACGTGCACGTCAAATCCATGGGGCCAAAGACGTGGACAGGGCGACTGTACGACCTGGTGAGCCGTGGCGAGGAGATCACGATGGCTGTGGAGGGGCCGTGCGGGACGCCGGTAGACTACCGCCACTATGACGATATTGTTCTAGTTGCCGGTGGCATCGGCGCGACTCCGTGCGTATCGATCCTCGGGTCGCTGATGCGCCAGTTCGACGCTCTCGGTCACAGTGGCGCGAGGCCGCGTGTGAGCGTCATTTGGTGTACTCGCTCTGCTCGTCACGTGAACGCTGTAGCGAacatgctgcagctgccggtgcgATGTGGCAACGTCGTTCGTCAACCTTGGACCCGGCCGGCGTTGGTGGGGAAGATCGACGCGTGTGCGGCACTCGAAGACCTAAATACGAATGTGAAGATGACTGCCAAGATCACCCAGTCTGTCAGCACTTTGGAGCAGGACGAGCCGTTGAACGAGGAAGTGGGTGTGATGGACGAGGCTGTCCGAGCTAGTGGCGACACAGAACAGCACTTTTCCTTCGACGTGTATGTTACTCTGAagacggagctgcagcatTTTTCCACCGAAGCTGCTCATCAATTCGAGCAGTGCTCATCAAAATTGAGTGATCGTTCGACAGCAAAGCTGTATACAGAGTTGGATGATGGCCTGCACACTTGCGTGGATGCCATTGAGAACACCCGGACTGTTTCGTACAGTTCTTCTCTGCAGAAGCAGaagacagcggcggtgacggaggCCGAGCCACACGGCACGGCCGACGATGCGGGccaagagggggaagagatggTGTTCTCCTCTGAGTCTGTGTGCAATGAAAGAGAATGCTCTGAGGGTCCCGGCGCCGATGTCCATgaagagagcagcgaagGCGCTTCGCCTTGCATTGCCGGCAATAAGGAACAGGAAGTGGTGACTCGCGCCGCATCTGCGGTGGATGGGGAgagcgtggtggtgccgagCGAATTCTCCCAGTGGTCACCGAGGTCTGTTATGGAGTCGGGCAATCAACTGgatggcggcgacagcagcaacgacagcgaATGCGGACGTGTGGCGATACAGGTGTACTCAGGACGCCCCGATGTTGATCGCCTCATCCGCGAAGCACTCAACAAGCCTCGACCTGGCGTCGGGAAGCCTTCGAGGCTGGACAAGGCCCGCACGATGTTATTTGTGTGTGGTCCGAACGCGCTCGTTCGCCAGGTCATTTCCTCAGGGGTGCAGATCGGTGTGGCTGTACACAAGGAAGAATTTCTTTTCTAG